In Spirosoma sp. KUDC1026, the sequence CCTGCGTAGGTTGGTCCAGCGAAGTCGTTAAATCCGTAAACGCCCGATCGGCATGCTGATTCAGATTGTCAGCCTGAACCAGATCGTTGTGGTGATTATGGTAGAGTTTCCAGGCGGATTCCTGGACATCCGATGGCAGCGATTTCGTTACGTCCTGCACCGTCGCCTGACTCGAACCCGGTGGTAGCATCGCCAAGTCGTGCAGTATAGCAGGGAAGCGGGCCAGATCGTAAAACCATGTCTGCCTGGTCTGGCCGTAGGACTGAATCAGGTTAGTAAAGGCCCGCTGGCTGCTGTTCTGCTGCTGAGCCAGTTGGCTGAGCACGTCGGGCTGCTGACTGGCTAGTAGAATGGAGTGACGAACGTCGTCGCGGTAGGGGGCAATAGCCGAAACGATGGATTGGTCGGCGTTAGAGACAGCCGGTGTGCGGTTATCGTCGAGCGTCTGAGCGATTATCGGTTGGCTTTGCGCGATCAGAAGTCCCAGCCCCAGAAACAGGGCTGTTGCTACGGAAAAATGATTGAGCGCTTTCATGGCGAAACTCAGAAAAAATGAATAGTTGTGTCTGCTAATCACCGGTGAAGATCTCTTCTCAGGCGGTTATCTACCTAACAGAAGGAGCCCTACAGACCGTGCGCGAAAGGTGTTAAGTGTCAATTAAAAAAGTATAACTACTTAGGATGGGCCGGTTAGGGCAATGATAAATGCGAATGGTTGATCGGCCTTACATTCATCCGGAATAATGAAACAAGTTAAGTAGGTGATATTCTAGATATGATTATTTTGTATTGATCTGAAAATCAGGAAATTGTTTTGATTTTTGATTTTAATGTTGGCCTGGATACAGATCGCGTTCAATAGAAATGATCGATTTTGGTGGGAAATTTTTCTAACAAAAAGGTTGTGTACCATAGTATTTTTTCCATTTATCTATAATCAGTACCACCATGATCAAGCCAAAGAAGTTAGCAACATTACTTATGCTTGCTGCCGCTCCACTACTACTACCATCCTGTAACTCGGGCAGTAACCCGTCTCCCGACGATCCGAACGATACGTTTGGCGCGGTCATGAACGGCAATAATGAAGTGCCGCCCGTGAGTACCAGTGCCACGGGAAACTACACCGCTAATTACAACCGGGTGACGCGGGTGCTGAGCTACACGGTCACCTATCAGGGACTGACGCCGACCATGGGGCACATCCATTCGGTGACGGCTAATACGGCTTCCGGCAACACGGGTGGTATAACAATTACGTTCCCATCGCTGACCAGCCCGATCGTCGGACAGACCACGTTGACGCAGGGGCAACAGGACGATATGTACAACAAAAAGACGTACGCTAACCTGCATACGTCGGCTTTTCCTAACGGCCTGATCCGGGGTAATATCGCACAAACCGACTAAGAAGCATACGTAACCGCTTAGCGGCTCCCGGCCTGATCCAGTCAGGTTGGGAGTCGCTTTTCGTTTGTACTGACGCCACATACCGAAACCGGTTTTTCGTCTGGAAGACAGACATTTGTGAACAGGTAGGCGTGTTGCTTATGGTTCTATTCGGACCGAAGTGATTTAACCGGATTGACTAGTGCCGCCCGGATGCTTTGGAACGCGACCGTCAGTAGCACGATGGTGAATACCGACAGGCCGACTGCACCAATAAGCCAGCCCGTCAGTGAGATTCGGTAAGTAAACGTATCGAGCCAGTTTTGGGCGGCATACCAGCCAATAGGCGCGGCAATCACGAAGGCAGCCAGGACTAGTTTCAGATACGTAACGGTTAGTAATCGACTCACTTCCAGTGTGCTGGCACCCAGTACTTTCCGAAGGCCAATCTCCTTAATGCGTTGTTCAATCGTTAGGGATACAAGCCCAAATAGTCCGGAAACGGCAATCAGGAGTGCCAGCAACGCGGCATCGGTGATGAGTTCTTTCCAGTCGGCGTCGTCGGCATACTCATTCAGGCGGTCGTCTTCCATAAAGTGATAGGAAAATGGCTGAAAGGGAAGCGCCTTCCGGAACAACGTCTCGATGGCGCGCAGCCCGGCCGGTGTGCGGCCCGCCGTCAGTCGAGCGTATAGCTGATTCATCTGTTCGGGCTTACCGAGCTGCAACACGACCGGCTCCGGTTTGTCGCGCATAGACCGAAACTGGTAGTCGCGCACCAGCCCCACTACTGTCAGGTCGTGCCGAAGGTTGTTGTCGCCGTCGCGCTGGATAACCTGCCCAACAGCGGGCTGATTGGCCGACAGGTATTGCCGGGCAAACGTTTCATTGACCAGTACGCTGGATAAACTATCGGCCGGTCGGGCTGCGTTCAGACCCCGGCCCGCCAGAATCGGGATGTTTACCAGGTTCAGGTACTGGTCGTCGATCCATTCCCGTCCCGCCTTGACGGGTTTGTTTCGGACGTAGTATGTGGCTGACTG encodes:
- a CDS encoding CHRD domain-containing protein; the encoded protein is MLAAAPLLLPSCNSGSNPSPDDPNDTFGAVMNGNNEVPPVSTSATGNYTANYNRVTRVLSYTVTYQGLTPTMGHIHSVTANTASGNTGGITITFPSLTSPIVGQTTLTQGQQDDMYNKKTYANLHTSAFPNGLIRGNIAQTD